The Rhipicephalus sanguineus isolate Rsan-2018 chromosome 4, BIME_Rsan_1.4, whole genome shotgun sequence DNA window GGCAATCGGGAAGATGCCTcaatcaacggctcaaagagcatCGCTACGCACGCCAGCAAACGGCAATCTCAGGCAACCTTTCCATGCACTGCAGGAAGTGTCGGTGTAGTCCCgtgtttattaaaaaaaaaacaaaaagaacctTCAGTTTTGGCAAAATCGAAGAATTAGACTACACGCGAAATACATGAGCAGCCTTCCACATATTGAACCAGCATAGCGCGTGCGTCAGTTTAAACTCCATTCTGCTCACACCGCAAGAAATTGAGTTTATCAGAGGCAACATGTAGCAATGAAGCCAGCCAACTCGGATAATAATAACTCGATGAGCCATCGCCATATTCCGTCACCACCCCTCGTGTAGCATCAGAGGACAGTTTGGCAAAATTGTAGTCCCCACCCCCACGGCAAACTGTTATACCTCGCTTTCCTCgagttcttctttttttaattcatgttttttttcttcaataaatcCAGTTGATAGTTTGGACTTGTGTCCACTTCGTAACGTGTGTTTTCCCTAGCTTTTTGTCCCTGTAAATGTAGCGCAGTTTTTTTAATCATGCAAAGTCGACTAGccccaatacctcactttgctgACCTTCTAATTAATAATGTGCTTTGATTGCAGTTTTGTATGATAGTTCTTGTGCCCTCATTTACTCCCCTTTTCCCCCTCGATATTAGCCCAGGATGTGGTGTTTATTGTAGGCGAATTCAAATCTGCCCCTGAAGCCCTattttcgtcatcatcatcagtatgTATTGTCACCCCTAAATTTTACAAGGCTTTATATAAGTAAGGTGCGTGTGTGTAGGCGGGGAGGGGAGGGTGGTAAGAAGTAACGTAATACACATGTCGTAAACATGAATGCAATTATCCGGCAGAACAGCTGAACCAATTGATGCGAAACAAGATAATATGCCTGCTGTAAACGATATAAGGAGTAGTGATAAAATACCTTcccataaataataataataataataataataataataataataataataataataataataataataataataataataataataataataataataataataataacgacaATGGGATAAACCTCCGCAGCTGACGCGTAGCCACTCGTCcagaaaggaaataaataaatacaaaaagaCCTGTCCGACGTGAAGCGAGACTGCATGCGCAGAGAACCGATAGAGACCGGGGAGCATCAACCCTTTTTTTAGAATCGTTCTCAAGGTCCCGGCATCAGAAGCAGCGAACATCTCTCCAGACATGGGGGCATCGGAGTTTGTGCGCCAGCGCTTACAATGTTTTCTCTTCACGCCTCTCCGTCTGTACCCACCGTTTGTGCAATTCTGGGCCGCGCTCCTTCCAATATAGTGCACAACGCCAGAGATATATATACCGAGATATATGGATTTTCTCCGAAATCCGCCCTTTCTGACGTCCGTCGGGCAAAACGGTATTGAGGAGGGAGGTAGGAACGaaggcgggtggggggggggggggtatttgatCGGGGGACGAGATAGGAAAAAACGGaatgaggaagaggaggagatgaAACTAAAAGAGTAAAATGGAGGCAGACAACGGACCTCTTTTCCGTGTTCGTCGTCTTTGCGCTATACTCTTTTAGTGTTCATGTCTAGCCAACCAGCCCAACGCTATAGCTGTTTTGCCGAAGAGATGAAAGCCCGCTAGCGCGGCGTTACCGCGCAGATGCGTGGGAAAGTAAGGTAAGAGAACAGATTTGAGGAGGCCAAAAGAAAGCACCAGAAAGACGAAAAAGGACGCATTGAAAGACGGTGGGAATAATAGTCGCGGGGGCAACGACCTAGGTGCGAAGGAATAAACTTCGATAAAATGGGGAGCGAACCTTCACCACGCTTCTTTCTTGCTCCCTACGCGTCCTTGTTCCTCAAAGGCATAAAGAATAACGCTCGTCTTTTGCACCGGAAATGCACCTGAAACTATGCGCGTATACaagatacttgacgaaagccagcaaaagaacgggacacgagaaaaggcagacacacacaccgctggaactaacaactgtgtgTGTctgcggtgtgtgtgtctgccttttctcgtgtcccgttcttttgctggctttcgtcaagtatcatgaaccaactggcccagatctcaactcttctgcaGCGGATACAAGTTTTATTCCAAGCGGGATGTGGGTGGAGAGGTCGAGGTCTTGCGTTTATAAAGTGGTGAGTGGTGATGATCATTGCACAAACGCTTAATTACGATCGATAAAAATGTGATACTCCTATCTGCATCCGAGCGAGTGCTTTAACGGCACAGTAAATGGTGCGACGAAGGACTTCATGACATGAGCTTGTCACGCACCGTACGCTGGCGCATGCGCACACAAACTTCAAAAAAGcgggaagggggcgggggggagagGGGTCAGGACATTCTCCTCCCTAGATATGCGCATGTATGATACCTACGAATCCGAGAAGCACCTGGGTATTATACTTGCGTACCGCATCCAAGCCACATGAGACTATCAAAACACGTTCGCTGCCGCAACTAAGGCGCAGAAGTAACTAAGCGAAATGACACGACTTGTAGAGCAAAACTCGGAAAGACTAGGAGGCAGACAGATGTAGAAAGAAAGACTTCTTTCTCCTCTCTGCCTCAAGTTTCGCGCGACACATAATGTCATTCAgcaagtaccaacacgcccaagaaTAAGACTTTGGGCGACTCAGCGTCCTGCCCGACGATCGGGGGAGGAATCTCTCGCGatcacgcacgcacacaagcaCACGAGGGTCGAAAACTCACACTTCGGCGGGTTGATGTGGATGCCCGACCGGTAGAGGTCCTCCTCGGTGAGCCAGTCCCTGTTCCTGCGCACTGTCCTCAGCGAGAGCACGAGCACGAGCGCTACGAGCGCAGCGAGCACCAGCTTACGCAGCGTCTCGCCGTTGTTGCTGTGGCTGCCGGCGCCACCACCACCGTGTCCATGGCGCGCAGCGCGCCGGGCGAAACCGCACAGCTGGTCGGCGCCCACGGCGACCAGCAGGCAGTAGCCCATCGAGGGCACGTACAACACGCGCTCGGCGACCACGAACCCCACGTAGAAGAACAAGTTCGTCGCCGGCACGAACGGCAGCACCATGAGGGCCAGCGCTAGCACCGTGGCGTCCAGCTGCTGGTTCGACAGGGCGCTGGCGACCGCGGGACCACCTCCGCCGCCGTTCGTCGACTCGGAGCACTCGGACGAGGACGAGGAGGCCGACGAGCAGCTGCCGCAGCTCCAGGAGGAGACCAGGCCGTTGCTGTAGCTGTTGCAGTTGTTGTTGTTGGAGAAGCGCTTGCCGTACGACTTGCCGCCGGACAGCGCGAGCAGCGAGGCCGGCTTGGGCTGGAAGGCACTGCAGTGGCAGGGCGGGGCTCCGCGGCGCCAGTTGGCCAGCCGCACGAGGAAGGCGACCAGGTGGAAGAGGCCGCCGTAGAAGGCGGCGCTCAGCAGGTTGCGCGCGTCGGCCAGGCTCTGCACGAGCGGGATGGCCTCCATGGACCAGTCGAAGCTGAGCCAGCGCGGACACAGCAGGAGCCAGAAGTTGAACGCCGGCAGGTATAGGAAGGTGAGGGTTCGAGTGAGGAAGCTGTCGCTGTCGGCGGCCGGGTTGTCGGCCGGCGCGAAGTCCGGCGCCCGGGCGCCCATCAGGTGCAACCGGAGGCCGATCAGCGTGACGCCCGCGAAGCACAGGTGCAGCAGGCCCTCCCACAGGCCAGGGTGCCGCTTCTGCATGGAGAGGACCGATGTTCATTAATTAACCATCATCACCAACACGAGCCTTTCCAAAAGACCCCTAGAGCACTGTTGTCGCCGTCTCGTGTCCACCATTTTTTGCTTGCTACGTTGCGGCATTGTACAGTTGAATCTCGTTATAACggacactgatatagcgaattatcggttatagccaACTAGGTACAAAGtttggttggtcacgcttcatttcagtgacatttattctCTCTATAACGAAACCGAAGACGTGAAAGCCAGCGCGATATCtgctgtaacgaagaaatattttgTTCGCGCGAGGCTCGGAACGtaaaagacaattcacaaccacaccgttattattattattattttgatcATTTTAATAAGATGCGAGAATTTCGGTACGTCAGTGCATAAAAAGCACGTTTGACTGGATGCGCTTGCATTGACGAAATGCAAGCGCAGCCACAAGGAGACAGGCAGggattacatttttttgtagacGGTTTGACGCCTAGAATAATGCATCTTTGTATCTAGGATTATCGCGCAAGCCAGAATGCCGATTTGTTAGAGCCGATCTTTATCTCTAGTGTTACAACGAATGTCGGCTATAACGAACTAACTCATGGTTCCCATGCagcttcgttataatgaggtgcGGCTGTATCCACGGAGAAAGGCTGTGCCATACGCCACTTCACGCAAAGGTGAAGATATGTAAaactcagacagacagacagacagacagacagacagacagacagacagacagacagacagacagacagacagacagacagacagacagacagacagacagacagacagacagacagacagacagacagacagacagacagacagacagacagacagacagacagacagacagacagacagacagacagacagacagacagacagacagacagacagacagacagacagacagacagacagacagacagacagacagacagacagacagacagacagacagacagacagacagacagacagacagacagacagacagacagacagacagacagacagacagacagacagacagacagacagacagacagacagacagacagacagacagacagacagacagacagacagatagatagatagatagatagatagatagatagatagatagatagatagatagatagatagatagatagatagatagacagacagacagacagacagacagacagacagacagacagacagacagacagacagatagatagatagatagatagatagatagatagatagatagatagatagatagatagatagatagatagatagatagatagacagacagacagacagacagacagacagacagacagacagacagacagacagacagacagacagacagacagacagacagatagatagatagatagatagatagatagatagatagatagatagatagatagatagatagatagatagatagatagatagatagatagatagatagatagatagacagatagacagacagacagacagacagacagacagacagacagacagacagacagatagatagatagatagatagatagatagatagatagatagatagatagatagatagatagatagatagatagatagatagatagatagatagatagatagatagatagatctaatTCAGCACTCACGCTAACGAGCAGCGACGGCAGGTCCCGCGGGGCCACCTTGTGGTTGACGAACACGTCGTAGACGGCGCACACTCCCAGAACCGTGATGCCGTGCTCCTTGGTGAGCATAGAGCATCCGGCGAGCGCCAGCGACGCGTACAGAGGCGCCCATCGCCGCTCAGCGTGTACCTCCTTGTCGCGGTACTTGCAGTACTGCACGTACGCCAACAGTGAGCCCAGGAAGAAGAGGCAGGCGCCCACGTCGGCGCGTCCCACGATGCCAGCCACGGCCTCGGTGTGCACGGGGTGCGAGGCGAAGAGGAAGCCGGCGACCAGCGTGGGCAGCCATTGGTTGAGGAAGAGGCGAGCGGCGAGCGCCGTGAACAGCGCCGAGACGAGGCCGTGCAGTAGCACGTTGAGCAGGTGGTAGCCGCGCGGCTCGTAGCCCCCGAGCAGGTAGTTGAGCCGGAAGGAGAGCACGCACAGCGGCCGGTACGACTTGTGGCTGCCGCTGTGCGTCAGCGGCGTGCCCCAGAAGTCGTTGCGGAAGAGCGACGTCAGCGGAGAGCTCGGCAGCAGGTCCTGGTTGCTCCGGATGGCGCGGCTGCGAGCAGTGAGCGATCACGTCACGCACCGTAGTCACAGGGTCTGGTTGCTATAGTTACGTGTAGGGGAATGCCCTGCCGTGATCACAATGAAGTGGCTTTGTTGTGACatgtacaaacacacacacacacccttctTTCTCTGCTTTGTTTGCATAGCGGTGTCAGAGGATCAGAAGTCAATGTTTATGGAAAATGACGTAGACTTGTGATCTGGGTCAGTTGGTATTCTCGAGGGTTGAAACCAGCCAAATGACGAAGCACAAAGGAGATAGCAAAAGGAGAGCT harbors:
- the LOC119389804 gene encoding protein O-mannosyl-transferase TMTC2 encodes the protein MTGRSVLRAHARREAAAPGGGHQHQPAAAAAAHQAREQQSRHGRKLSNMDYYGAVALVSGWACLLYWNTLDADFAYDDSRAIRSNQDLLPSSPLTSLFRNDFWGTPLTHSGSHKSYRPLCVLSFRLNYLLGGYEPRGYHLLNVLLHGLVSALFTALAARLFLNQWLPTLVAGFLFASHPVHTEAVAGIVGRADVGACLFFLGSLLAYVQYCKYRDKEVHAERRWAPLYASLALAGCSMLTKEHGITVLGVCAVYDVFVNHKVAPRDLPSLLVSKRHPGLWEGLLHLCFAGVTLIGLRLHLMGARAPDFAPADNPAADSDSFLTRTLTFLYLPAFNFWLLLCPRWLSFDWSMEAIPLVQSLADARNLLSAAFYGGLFHLVAFLVRLANWRRGAPPCHCSAFQPKPASLLALSGGKSYGKRFSNNNNCNSYSNGLVSSWSCGSCSSASSSSSECSESTNGGGGGPAVASALSNQQLDATVLALALMVLPFVPATNLFFYVGFVVAERVLYVPSMGYCLLVAVGADQLCGFARRAARHGHGGGGAGSHSNNGETLRKLVLAALVALVLVLSLRTVRRNRDWLTEEDLYRSGIHINPPKSYGNLANILSAHGKKAEAEWAYKKALTYRSNMADVHYNLGILLQEQNRLEEALQSYKLAIQFRPRLAMAHLNMGLVLGIMGRKEEAIEVYRHCAQLDSAGLKDPKTHESTKISALFNLGRLYADEGKYKEAIRVYQEAVAKMPDHYQPQSLYNMMGEAYFKLGDFFEAERWYKEALKAKHDHIPAHLTYAKLLSKLNRPTEAEQWFLRAKGLAPNDSSVYQHYGQFLSESDRHMEAAELYLRAAALAPDEYEIIFNAANTLRQAGRNAEAEAFYYTAVKLRPGEVTSHMNLGAMLHVNGKLLEAESSYLEALRLKPDDPITQNNLQKLRNLLAQKGLRAATTTTIVNNRR